A stretch of Malus sylvestris chromosome 11, drMalSylv7.2, whole genome shotgun sequence DNA encodes these proteins:
- the LOC126591068 gene encoding putative disease resistance RPP13-like protein 1 yields the protein MPLGEVFLAAFLQLLLDRLTPRDILNYFGNFRGVGKKLEKWRATLSTIAAVLSDADERQRTDDAVKLWLNNLRDLAYDVEDMLDKFATQMLKRTIEGRDQASTSNKVRNSLFKIKLNWDMNSEMKKITERLQDISDRKVKFGLKDTGTSAKESRSLPSSCVLDEKLVVGRDGDKGKIIELLKKSTNFGVVAIVGMPGVGKTTLAQLVFNNKDDAMKEFELKVWVSVSDDFDVVRVTKAILESMKPLPVQVEEFSKMQHDLSEQLRGKKFLIVLDDVWNKGDRDLNDLWLRLKSPFGVGAGGSKIIVTTRDLNVAKIMGATGFHNLECMANDDCLEIFERHAFGEVNSGKPVNYELIRTKIVEKCCGLPLAARTLGGLLRCKETDEWGEILDNKLWNLADNCNLPRVLELSYHYLPSHLKRCFAYCSILPNDYEFGQKQLVLLWMAEGLIQQKPDNNKQMEDLGRDYFRELLARSLFQESSKNNSRYVMHDLVSELTRWAAGEICFRLEDKQGDNLQSTCFRGARHSSFIAGEFDGVKRFEDFPKAERLRTFLPLSLSYSTGWLKFLSRQVTFKLLPQLQYLRVLSFNDYKITALPESIGDLRH from the exons ATGCCACTTGGAGAGGTTTTTCTTGCGGCGTTTCTACAGTTGCTGCTTGACAGGTTGACCCCTCGCGACATTCTCAACTACTTTGGAAACTTCCGGGGTGTTGGAAAGAAGCTGGAGAAGTGGAGGGCCACGTTATCTACAATCGCAGCAGTGCTGAGCGACGCCGATGAAAGACAACGGACTGACGATGCTGTAAAACTGTGGCTCAATAATCTCAGAGACCTCGCTTATGATGTCGAAGACATGTTGGACAaatttgccactcaaatgttgAAGCGCACGATAGAGGGACGTGATCAAGCCAGCACGAGCAACAAGGTGCGGAACTCACTTttcaaaattaaattgaattggGATATGAACTCCGAAATGAAGAAGATTACGGAGCGGTTGCAAGACATATCTGACCGAAAAGTTAAGTTTGGCTTGAAAGATACTGGGACGTCTGCTAAGGAATCGCGAAGTCTACCAAGTTCATGCGTGTTAGATGAAAAGCTTGTTGTTGGAAGAGATGGTGACAAAGGGAAGATTATTGAATTGTTGAAAAAGTCTACCAATTTTGGTGTGGTTGCTATAGTTGGCATGCCCGGAGTTGGGAAGACGACACTTGCTCAACTTGTATTCAACAATAAAGATGATGCCATGAAGGAGTTTGAGCTCAAGGTCTGGGTATCTGTGTCCGATGACTTCGATGTTGTGCGAGTGACAAAGGCAATTCTTGAATCAATGAAACCCCTACCCGTTCAAGTGGAGGAGTTTAGTAAAATGCAGCATGATTTGAGTGAGCAATTAAGAGGAAAAAAGTTTTTAATCGTTTTAGATGATGTTTGGAACAAAGGTGACCGTGATCTAAACGATCTCTGGTTAAGACTTAAATCCCCTTTTGGCGTCGGAGCAGGAGGAAGTAAGATTATTGTGACAACCCGTGATTTAAATGTTGCAAAGATTATGGGAGCCACTGGATTTCATAATTTGGAATGTATGGCAAATGATGattgtttggaaatatttgagcGACATGCATTCGGGGAAGTTAATAGTGGAAAACCAGTAAATTATGAGTTAATTCGGAcaaaaattgttgaaaaatgTTGTGGCTTACCATTAGCTGCGAGGACTCTCGGTGGTCTTTTACGTTGCAAAGAAACAGATGAGTGGGGAGAAATATTGGACAACAAACTATGGAATCTCGCAGATAACTGTAACCTTCCCCGCGTACTAGAGTTGAGCTATCACTATCTTCCATCACATTTGAAGAGGTGTTTTGCCTATTGCTCAATACTTCCAAATGACTACGAATTTGGGCAGAAGCAGCTCGTCCTTTTGTGGATGGCAGAGGGTTTGATTCAACAAAAACCTGACAACAATAAACAAATGGAGGATTTGGGCCGCGACTACTTTCGAGAGCTATTAGCAAGGTCGCTGTTTCAAGAATCAAGCAAAAACAATTCACGATATGTAATGCATGACCTCGTTTCTGAGTTAACACGATGGGCTGCAGGAGAAATATGTTTTAGGTTGGAAGATAAGCAAGGTGATAACTTGCAAAGCACTTGCTTTCGAGGGGCTCGCCATTCGTCTTTCATTGCTGGTGAATTTGATGGAGTTAAGAGATTTGAGGACTTTCCAAAAGCTGAACGTTTGCGAACATTCCTGCCACTTTCGCTTTCATATTCCACGGGATGGTTAAAATTTTTGTCTCGTCAGGTTACTTTTAAGCTATTACCACAGTTGCAATACTTACGAGTGCTCTCGTTCAATGACTACAAAATAACTGCGCTGCCAGAGTCAATCGGTGATTTGAG ACATTGA
- the LOC126591072 gene encoding uncharacterized protein LOC126591072, which translates to MVAAPSQFPRGVSNSRLGVSKTTDTRKCTYCDKDKHTKDTCVKLHGYPDWWVQKKENQKKSIGGSPAHLTPTPSIPRVDQSAHSVPPTTASTSLVDTGYSNESIDWSW; encoded by the exons ATGGTAGCTGCTCCGTCTCAATTTCCCCGTGGAGTCTCCAATTCTCGATTAGGTGTATCAAAAACTACTGATACAAGGAAATGTACTTATTGTGACAAGGATAAGCATACTAAAGACACTTGTGTCAAGCTGCATGGATATCCTGATTGGTGGgttcaaaagaaggaaaatcaaaagaaaagcaTTGGTGGATCACCAGCACACCTGACACCAACGCCTTCCATACCTCGGGTAGATCAATCTGCTCACTCAGTTCCACCTACTACTGCTTCTACTTCCTTAGTCGATACAG GATATTCGAACGAAAGCATTGATTGGTCATGGTAG